The following are encoded together in the Chaetodon trifascialis isolate fChaTrf1 chromosome 3, fChaTrf1.hap1, whole genome shotgun sequence genome:
- the LOC139329536 gene encoding N-acetyltransferase family 8 member 3-like translates to MQLVIRRYRPSDKDVVLTLYSTGIQEHISVCFHNAMTSPLYVTVTLALCIAGYLLCSVLGAVVFPGVWVGLVYYCCYSIYSCYVREKLQTDMQDIPGNYLSRPDDCYWVAEAEVDGKAQIMGMVAVVGKQNGERRYGELFRMIVSPLSRRMGLGARLAHTVIDFCKERGFSEVVLETTATRTAAVALYKKLGFRQVSYTEPTVPAWMAKLAKVTFLIMKKHL, encoded by the coding sequence ATGCAGCTGGTGATCCGTCGGTACCGTCCGTCAGACAAAGACGTGGTGCTCACCCTGTACAGCACCGGCATCCAGGAGCACatatcagtgtgttttcacaacGCTATGACCAGCCCTCTCTATGTCACTGTCACCCTGGCTCTGTGTATTGCTGGCtacctcctctgctctgtgttagGGGCTGTGGTATTTCCAGGTGTCTGGGTGGGCCTTGTCTACTACTGCTGTTACTCGATATATTCTTGCTACGTCCGGGAGAAACTCCAGACGGACATGCAGGACATCCCTGGGAACTATCTGAGCAGACCGGATGACTGTTACTGGGTGGCAGAGGCTGAGGTTGACGGGAAGGCCCAGATCATGGGTATGGTGGCTGTAGTGGGGAAACAAAATGGGGAAAGAAGATACGGGGAACTGTTCAGAATGATCGTCTCACCGTTGAGCAGACGGATGGGTCTGGGTGCCAGGTTGGCTCATACTGTGATTGACTTCTGTAAGGAACGAGGCTTCTCTGAGGTGGTGCTGGAGACCACCGCCACTCGGACCGCTGCTGTGGCTCTGTACAAGAAACTGGGGTTCAGGCAGGTCTCATACACTGAGCCAACGGTTCCTGCTTGGATGGCAAAGCTGGCCAAGGTCACGtttttaataatgaaaaaacaccTGTAG